A stretch of Lathyrus oleraceus cultivar Zhongwan6 chromosome 6, CAAS_Psat_ZW6_1.0, whole genome shotgun sequence DNA encodes these proteins:
- the LOC127093140 gene encoding benzyl alcohol O-benzoyltransferase: MAEPLLFTVKRQAPEFVTPSKPTPHEIKLLSDIDDQDGLRFQIPVIQFYKYDPNMAGKDPVDVVRKALAKTLVFYYPFAGRLREGVGRKLMVDCNEEGVLFIEADADVGLKDFGDALQPPFPCLEELLFDVPGSSEVLNTPLMVIQVTRLNCGGFIFALRLNHTMGDAAGLTQFMSALGEISRGMKEPSIPPLWCRELLNARNPPKVTCTHREYEQIADPKGTIIPLDDMAHRSFFFGPTELAAIRALLPHHQQKRSDFETLTACLWRCRTIALQPDADEEVRIICIVNSRSRFNPPLPKGFYGNAFAFPVAVTTAGKLIKNPMGYALELVQKAKGDVTQEYMHSVADLMVLKGRPHFTVVRSFLVSDVTRAGFGDVDFGWGKAVYGGPAKGGVGAVPGVASFYIPFVNGKGEKGLVIPVCLPAQAMERFVEELDSVVNNSNVTKPTKSGPGSGFITSSL; encoded by the exons TAACTCCGTCAAAACCAACACCTCATGAAATCAAACTTCTCTCAGACATTGATGACCAAGACGGGTTACGTTTTCAAATTCCGGTGATTCAATTTTACAAGTATGATCCAAATATGGCAGGGAAAGACCCTGTTGATGTTGTTCGAAAAGCGCTTGCGAAAACGCTTGTGTTTTATTATCCTTTTGCAGGTAGATTGAGAGAAGGTGTTGGGAGGAAACTTATGGTGGATTGTAATGAAGAAGGTGTTTTGTTCATTGAAGCTGATGCTGATGTTGGTTTGAAGGATTTTGGTGATGCTCTTCAGCCTCCGTTTCCTTGTTTGGAAGAGCTTCTTTTTGATGTTCCTGGTTCTTCAGAAGTGCTTAATACTCCATTGATGGTTATTCAG GTAACAAGATTAAATTGCGGCGGTTTCATTTTCGCGCTTCGGCTAAACCATACAATGGGCGACGCAGCGGGTTTAACTCAATTCATGAGCGCCCTAGGCGAAATATCTCGAGGAATGAAAGAACCGTCAATTCCACCATTATGGTGCAGAGAGCTTCTCAACGCAAGAAACCCACCAAAAGTAACATGTACTCATCGCGAATACGAACAAATAGCTGACCCTAAAGGAACCATTATCCCCTTAGACGACATGGCTCACCGCTCTTTCTTCTTCGGTCCCACTGAACTAGCCGCAATCCGCGCTCTTCTTCCGCATCACCAACAAAAACGCTCCGATTTCGAAACACTAACCGCATGCCTTTGGCGTTGTCGCACAATTGCTTTACAGCCAGACGCAGACGAAGAAGTTCGTATAATCTGCATCGTTAATTCACGAAGCAGATTTAATCCACCTTTACCAAAAGGTTTCTACGGTAATGCTTTTGCGTTTCCCGTCGCTGTTACAACGGCGGGAAAGCTAATAAAAAATCCAATGGGATACGCATTGGAGTTAGTTCAAAAAGCAAAAGGTGATGTCACTCAAGAGTATATGCATTCGGTTGCGGATCTAATGGTTCTCAAGGGTCGACCTCACTTTACCGTAGTGAGGTCGTTTCTTGTGTCAGACGTGACACGTGCTGGGTTTGGAGATGTTGATTTTGGTTGGGGAAAAGCTGTTTATGGAGGACCAGCAAAAGGAGGAGTAGGTGCTGTTCCTGGTGTTGCTAGCTTTTATATACCTTTTGTAAATGGTAAGGGAGAGAAAGGTTTGGTTATTCCGGTTTGTTTGCCAGCTCAAGCTATGGAGAGGTTTGTTGAAGAGTTGGATAGTGTGGTTAATAATAGCAATGTTACAAAACCTACTAAGAGTGGTCCAGGATCTGGTTTCATTACTTCTTCTTTGTAG